The following is a genomic window from Nocardioides thalensis.
ATGCCGGCGCCGAGGACGTGCCCGGGCTCGCCGAGCAGCTCATCGCGCTGACCGTGGAGAGCCGCGACAAGAAGTGACCATCATCCGATGATTCGTGCGATTGTGAACCGTTTTTACCCGGGCGCGCCCCAGTAGGCGGGTTGTGGCGCGGCGTCGCGGGTACTCATGGTGGAATACAGGCGGCGCGGTCCGGACCAGTCATCTCGCAGCGACAGGAGAGTTGGCCCGGACCGTGTCCTTTTTACGGCAAGCCGGAGGTTTCGAGGCTCGTCGCTAGCGCTCCTCGCACCTCAACCACCGGCTGGTGCGACGCGCCAGACGGTGTGCTCGCCCGGCAGGCCCTTCAGCTCGACCACCTCGGGGTCCCTGAGCTCGACGGCCGCGTCGTCCTCGAGGGCCTCCCGTACGGCGTCGCCCGCGAGCACCTGGCCGCCCGCGGCGAGATCGGCCACGCGCGCGGCTATCGCGACGTTGCGGCCGAAGTAGTCGCCCTCCTTGGCCACCACCTGTCCGGTGTTCACGCCGATCCGCACGCGGATGCCGTGCTTGCGCAGGGTCAGGTCGGTCGGCCGTCGCAGGTCCTGTTGCACGGCGAGAGCCGCGCGGCAGGCGGCCTCGGCGTCGCGGAACGCGACCATGAACCCGTCGCCGGCGGTCTTGACCACCTGCCCGCGGTACTGCCCGATCCGCGCCCGCAGGATGGCGTCGTGCGCGGCGAGCACCCGCACCCAGGCCTTGTCGCCGACCTGGTGGTTGAGCGACGTCGACCCCTCGATGTCGGAGAAGAACAGGGTCACCGTGCCGTCAGCGGCCGCCATGTTGAGGATGTCCGCGCGCTCGCTGCCGGCCCACGACTGGAGGTCGTCGATCGTGGACTGGAGCAGGCCGGTGAGCCCCTCGGTGCGCACCTTGCTCGCGGTGCGCACCACGCGTCGCAGGTAGCGCTCGGTCGTCGAGGTCGGCGGCCGGGGGCGCAGCGCCGCGTCGAGGTCGGCCTCGAGCTGCGCGGCGCGGGCGTCGCTCGCCGCCAGGTCGGCCTGGAGCCGGCGTACGACCGCGACCAGCGCGGCCACGACCGCGACCAGCGCGACGCAGACGACGCTCAGAACCACGGTCACATGGGAACTTTAGTGGTCATCGGGTCTCGATACGCCCTCGCCTAGCGGCTCGGGCTACTCGACCAACCTAGGGGGCACCTCGCACCTCAACCACCGGCAGCGGAGACGGCTCCCAGCCCGGAGGGCCGAACAGGTAGCCCAGCCGCTCGCGCCAGCTCGAGGCATGGCGGACGTTGCGGACGATCTTGGCGTAGTCGCCGTACTCGAGCTTGATCAGGTTGTAGGTGTTCACCGGCTTGGTGAGGCCGTACGTCGGCCGCTGCCTCTCGGGCGTGAACGAGCCGAAGAGCCGGTCCCAGATGATGAGGATGCCGCCGTAGTTGGTGTCGAGGTACTCCGGGTCGGAGCCGTGGTGGACGCGGTGGTGCGACGGAGTGTTGAAGACGAACTCGATCGGTCGCGGCAGCCGCTCGATCGTCTCGGTGTGCACGAAGAACTGGTAGATCAGGTTGAAGCCGAACGCGACGTAGAGCGTCCACGGCGCGAAGCCGAGCAGCGGCAGCGGGATCCAGAAGAGCAGCTCGAACCACGGGTTCCACTTCTGCCGCAGCGCGGTCGTGAAGTTCATGTACTCGCTGGAGTGGTGCGCCTGGTGCGCGGCCCAGCCGACGTTGACGCGGTGCACGAACCGGTGCTGCCAGTAGTAGAAGAGGTCGAGCCCGAGGATGACGGCCGGCCAGTACCACCAGGCGCTCGTGTCGAGGTGGAACGGCGCGACGTTGTCGTAGAGCCAGAGGTAGCCGAAGAACCCGGCGAGCTTGAGCAGCGTCAGGAAGACGATCGAGCCGAGGCCCATCAGCAGGCTCGTGCGGGAGTCGGGGCGGTGGTAGCCCTTGAGCTGGCGGGCCGCCCCGGCCGCGTTGTCGTCATGGTCGAGCCACTTCAGCGCCGCGAGCTCGAGCAGGATCGTGAGGATGAAGAACGGGATCGCGTAGGTCACCGGGTTCTTCATCGGGTCGAGCAGGTCGTGCACGTGCTTCTCCCGCGGCGAGGGTGGATATGACTTCGGGGTAAGTTACCACGAAGTCATATCCCGCGCTAGAGTTCGGCGTATGACGACCGCGCCCGCCCGCCGCTCCGGCACCAAGGGCGTCGCCCGGGCCGACCGCGAGGCGCAGATCCTCGACGTCGCCGGCGCGGTCTTCGCCGAGCGTGGCTTCGCGCTCGCGGCTGTGGGGGAGATCGCGGAGCGGGCGGGGATCTCCAAGCCGCTCATCTACAACTACTTCGGCTCCAAGGACGGGTTGCTGACGGCCTGTCTCGAGCGGGCGGCCGCGCTGGTCGCCGACGAGATCGGCCGGACGGCGGCGCTCGGCGAGGTCGGCCTCGCCCGAGCGTTGGTGACGCTCGACGGGATCTTCGCGGTGCTGGAGCCGCAGCCGTGGGCCTGGCGACTGCTCAACGACCCGACCCTGCCCGGCGATCCGGCGGTCGAGGCCGTGCTGACCACCTACCGCAACCGGATGGCGGCGTTCGCCGCCGACGGCGTGGGTGAGCTGATGCGGATCGCGGGCGACGACGACGCCACCGACCTCGACGCCATGATCGCGGTCTGGACCAGCGTCTTCGACGCGCTGGTGACGTGGTGGATCGACCATCCGGAGGAGTCGCCGGAGGCGATGAGCGCGCGGTGCGAGCGATTGTTCGCTGCGGTATTCGGTCCTGCTGAGTAGCGTGGGTGCGTGACTGTCGCTGCCACGACTGCCCCCACGATCTCCACCCTCGGCGAGCTGCGTGCGTCCGGCCATGTGCACCGGCCGCTGCGCACGGAGCTGCGCGACAACCTGCTCGCCAAGCTGGCGGCCGGCGAGGACCCCTGGCCAGGGCTGCACGGCTTCGAGGACACCGTCGTCCCGCAGCTCGAGCGCGCGCTGCTCGCGGGCCACGACGTCGTGCTCCTCGGCGAGCGCGGCCAGGGCAAGACCCGGCTGCTGCGGACCCTGGTCGGCCTGCTCGACGAGTGGACGCCGATCATCTCCGGCTCCGAGCTCGGCGAGCACCCCTACGAGCCGGTCACCGCCGCGTCGGTGGCCGCGGTCGCGACGTACGGCGACGACCTGCGGATCTCGTGGCGGCACCGGTCGGAGCGCTACTCCGAGAAGCTCGCGACGCCCGACACCTCCGTCGCCGACCTGATCGGCGACGTCGACCCGATGAAGGTCGCCGAGGGCCGGTCGCTCGGTGACCCCGAGACCATCCACTTCGGCCTGATCCCGCGGTCCCACCGGGGGATCGTCGCGATCAACGAGCTGCCCGACCTCGCCGAGCGGATCCAGGTCGCGATGCTCAACGTGATGGAGGAGCGCGACATCCAGATCCGCGGCTACGTGCTGCGGCTGCCGCTCGACGTGCTCGTCGTGGCGTCGGCGAACCCCGAGGACTACACCAACCGCGGCCGCATCATCACGCCGCTGAAGGACCGCTTCGGCGCGGAGATCCGCACCCACTACCCGCGCGAGCTCGAGGCCGAGATGGCCGTCATCCGGCAGGAGGCGCACCTCGTCGCCGACGTGCCCGAGCCGCTGCTCGAGGTGCTCGCGCGGTTCACCCGCAACCTGCGGGAGTCCTCGGCCGTCGACCAGCGGTCCGGTGTCTCCGCGCGATTCGCGATCGCCGGCGCCGAGACGATCGCCGCCGCCGCGCTGCGCCGCGCGACGGTCAAGGGCGAGGACCACGCCGTCGCGCGGGTCGTCGACCTCGAGGCCGCCGTCGACGTGCTCGGCGGGAAGATCGAGTTCGAGAGCGGCGAGGAGGGACGGGAACAGGAGATCCTCACCCACCTGCTGCGTACGGCGACCGCCGAGGTCGTCCGGGCCCACTTCCGCGGTCTCGACTTCGCGCTGCTGGTCGACGCGATCGAGGGCGGTGCGATGGTGACGACCGGCGAGTCGGTCACCGCGCGCGACGTACTGGCCGGACTGCCGGTGCTGGGGGAGTCGGAGCTCTACGACGACATCTGCAACCGCCTGTACCCCGACAACGGCGGCGACAACGACGGCCAGCGCGCCTGCGCGATCGAGCTCGCTCTCGAGGGCCTCTTCCTCGCGCGCAAGATCGGCAAGGACAGCGACGGCTCCGAGACGGTCTACGGCTGACCATGGCTGACACCCACCGCTCCCGCTACCGCCGCTACGAGGGCGGCGACCCGCTCGCGCCGCCCGTCGACATCGCCGAGGCGCTCGACGCGATCGGCGAGGACGTGATGGCGGGCTACAGCCCGGAGCGGGCGATGCAGGAGTTCCTGCGACGCGGCGGTGACGACCGGGCCGGGCTCGACGACCTCGCCCGCCAGGTGGCGGAGCGGCGCCGCGAGCTGCTCCAGCGGCACAACCTCGACGGCACGCTCAACCAGGTCAAGGAGCTGCTCGACACCGCGGTGCTGGAGGAGCGCAAGCAGCTCGCGCGCGACGCGATGATGGATGACGCCGACCGGGCGTTCCGCGAGATGCGGATGGACAACCTTCCCGACTCACCGGCCGCGGCGGTCACCGAGCTCGCCGACTACGACTGGCAGAGCAGTGAGGCCCGGGCGGCGTACGAGCAGATCAAGGACCTGCTCGGCCGCGAGCTCCTCGACCAGCGCTTCGCCGGCATGAAGCAGGCGCTCGAGAACGCCACCGACGAGGACCGCGCGGCGATCAACGAGATGCTGACCGACCTCAACGACCTGCTGGAGAAGCACGCGCGCGGCGAGGACACCCAGCAGGACTTCGACGACTTCATGGCCAAGCACGGCGAGTTCTTCCCGGAGAACCCGCGCAACGTCGACGAGCTCATCGACGCCATGGCGCAGCGCGCAGCGGCGGCCCAGCGGATGCTCAACTCGATGACGCCCGAGCAGCGGCAGGAGCTGATGCAGCTCTCCGCGCAGGCGTTCGGGTCGCCGGCGCTGATGGACCAGCTCAACCGGCTCGACGGCAACCTCCAGGCGCTGCGGCCGGGGGAGGACTGGTCGGGCTCCGAACGGTTCGGCGGCGACGAGGGGCTCGGCCTCGGCGACGGCACCGGCGTGCTCCAGGACCTCGCCGACCTCGACCAGCTCTCCGACCAGCTCTCGCAGTCGTACGGCGGCGCGCGGCTCGACGACGTCGACCTCGACAAGCTCGCGCGGCAGCTGGGCGACCAGGCCGCCGTCGACGCCCGCCGGCTCCAGGAGCTCGAGCAGGCGCTGCGCCGCTCGGGGGCGATGGAGCGCGGATTCGACGGTGAGCTGCGGCTGACGCCCAAGGCGATGCGCCAGCTCGGGAAGGCGCTGCTGCGCGACGTCGCGCAGCGGATGAGCGGCCGGCAGGGTCAGCGCGAGCTGCGCCAGGCCGGGGCGGCGGGGGACCTGTCGGGCGCCAGCCGGCCGTGGGCGTTCGGCGACACCGAGCCGTGGGACATCCCGCGGACGATCACCAACGCGGTGCTGAGGGAGGCGGGTGAGCAGGGCCCGGTGGTTGAGGTGCGAGGCCGCCCGCGGCCGAGCCTCGAAACCTCCGGGCCTCGTGTGCGCCTGTCGGTCGAGGACATCGAGGTGCAGGAGACCGAGGCCCGCACCCAGGCGGCGGTCGCGCTCTGCGTCGACACCAGCTTCTCGATGGCGATGGACGGGCGCTGGGTGCCGATGAAGCGCACCGCGCTGGCGCTGCACACGCTGATCGGCACCCGCTTCCGTGGTGACCAGCTCGAGCTGATCGGCTTCGGCCGGCACGCCGAGACCATGGAGATCGAGCGGCTCACCGCGCTCGACGCCCGCTGGGCGAAGGGCACCAACCTCCACCACGCGCTGCTGCTCGCCAACCGCCACTTCCGCAAGCACCCGACCGCCCAGCCGG
Proteins encoded in this region:
- a CDS encoding adenylate/guanylate cyclase domain-containing protein; its protein translation is MTVVLSVVCVALVAVVAALVAVVRRLQADLAASDARAAQLEADLDAALRPRPPTSTTERYLRRVVRTASKVRTEGLTGLLQSTIDDLQSWAGSERADILNMAAADGTVTLFFSDIEGSTSLNHQVGDKAWVRVLAAHDAILRARIGQYRGQVVKTAGDGFMVAFRDAEAACRAALAVQQDLRRPTDLTLRKHGIRVRIGVNTGQVVAKEGDYFGRNVAIAARVADLAAGGQVLAGDAVREALEDDAAVELRDPEVVELKGLPGEHTVWRVAPAGG
- a CDS encoding sterol desaturase family protein is translated as MHDLLDPMKNPVTYAIPFFILTILLELAALKWLDHDDNAAGAARQLKGYHRPDSRTSLLMGLGSIVFLTLLKLAGFFGYLWLYDNVAPFHLDTSAWWYWPAVILGLDLFYYWQHRFVHRVNVGWAAHQAHHSSEYMNFTTALRQKWNPWFELLFWIPLPLLGFAPWTLYVAFGFNLIYQFFVHTETIERLPRPIEFVFNTPSHHRVHHGSDPEYLDTNYGGILIIWDRLFGSFTPERQRPTYGLTKPVNTYNLIKLEYGDYAKIVRNVRHASSWRERLGYLFGPPGWEPSPLPVVEVRGAP
- a CDS encoding TetR/AcrR family transcriptional regulator — encoded protein: MTTAPARRSGTKGVARADREAQILDVAGAVFAERGFALAAVGEIAERAGISKPLIYNYFGSKDGLLTACLERAAALVADEIGRTAALGEVGLARALVTLDGIFAVLEPQPWAWRLLNDPTLPGDPAVEAVLTTYRNRMAAFAADGVGELMRIAGDDDATDLDAMIAVWTSVFDALVTWWIDHPEESPEAMSARCERLFAAVFGPAE
- a CDS encoding magnesium chelatase, with protein sequence MTVAATTAPTISTLGELRASGHVHRPLRTELRDNLLAKLAAGEDPWPGLHGFEDTVVPQLERALLAGHDVVLLGERGQGKTRLLRTLVGLLDEWTPIISGSELGEHPYEPVTAASVAAVATYGDDLRISWRHRSERYSEKLATPDTSVADLIGDVDPMKVAEGRSLGDPETIHFGLIPRSHRGIVAINELPDLAERIQVAMLNVMEERDIQIRGYVLRLPLDVLVVASANPEDYTNRGRIITPLKDRFGAEIRTHYPRELEAEMAVIRQEAHLVADVPEPLLEVLARFTRNLRESSAVDQRSGVSARFAIAGAETIAAAALRRATVKGEDHAVARVVDLEAAVDVLGGKIEFESGEEGREQEILTHLLRTATAEVVRAHFRGLDFALLVDAIEGGAMVTTGESVTARDVLAGLPVLGESELYDDICNRLYPDNGGDNDGQRACAIELALEGLFLARKIGKDSDGSETVYG
- a CDS encoding vWA domain-containing protein, with the protein product MADTHRSRYRRYEGGDPLAPPVDIAEALDAIGEDVMAGYSPERAMQEFLRRGGDDRAGLDDLARQVAERRRELLQRHNLDGTLNQVKELLDTAVLEERKQLARDAMMDDADRAFREMRMDNLPDSPAAAVTELADYDWQSSEARAAYEQIKDLLGRELLDQRFAGMKQALENATDEDRAAINEMLTDLNDLLEKHARGEDTQQDFDDFMAKHGEFFPENPRNVDELIDAMAQRAAAAQRMLNSMTPEQRQELMQLSAQAFGSPALMDQLNRLDGNLQALRPGEDWSGSERFGGDEGLGLGDGTGVLQDLADLDQLSDQLSQSYGGARLDDVDLDKLARQLGDQAAVDARRLQELEQALRRSGAMERGFDGELRLTPKAMRQLGKALLRDVAQRMSGRQGQRELRQAGAAGDLSGASRPWAFGDTEPWDIPRTITNAVLREAGEQGPVVEVRGRPRPSLETSGPRVRLSVEDIEVQETEARTQAAVALCVDTSFSMAMDGRWVPMKRTALALHTLIGTRFRGDQLELIGFGRHAETMEIERLTALDARWAKGTNLHHALLLANRHFRKHPTAQPVLLIVTDGEPTSHLEPDGEVFFSYPPHPLTIALAVRELDNARRLGAQTTFFRLGEDPGLARFIDSMARRVDGSVIAPEADDLGAAVVGSYLGSRGPRGRGGPGSYDEWFGGRGFWVG